The following proteins are co-located in the Sporosarcina pasteurii genome:
- the mntR gene encoding transcriptional regulator MntR produces the protein MATPGMEDYLEQIYLHIERNGVARASDIADSLDVLPSSVTKMVQRLDREGYVYYERYKGIELTEKGLAFGRKLVKRHDILEEFLRIIGVKEEKIYDDVEGIEHHLSWNAIDRIADLVETLEQNPEFKEKLKAERKK, from the coding sequence ATGGCTACGCCAGGGATGGAAGATTATTTAGAACAAATTTATTTACATATTGAAAGAAATGGAGTTGCACGCGCATCCGATATTGCTGACTCACTAGACGTTCTCCCTTCATCTGTTACAAAAATGGTGCAACGACTAGATCGTGAAGGATATGTTTATTATGAAAGGTATAAAGGGATAGAATTAACGGAGAAAGGTTTGGCGTTTGGGAGGAAACTTGTGAAGCGACATGATATCCTTGAGGAGTTTCTTCGAATTATTGGTGTAAAAGAAGAAAAGATTTATGATGATGTAGAAGGAATTGAACATCATTTAAGTTGGAACGCGATTGATCGAATTGCAGACCTTGTAGAGACCTTGGAGCAGAATCCGGAATTCAAGGAGAAATTAAAGGCTGAAAGAAAAAAGTAA
- a CDS encoding lmo0937 family membrane protein → MGQFLWFVIVALFVFWLLGLLFKIGGGLIHIILVIAGIIFIFQLLTGRRSR, encoded by the coding sequence ATGGGTCAATTTCTTTGGTTTGTAATTGTAGCCCTATTTGTATTTTGGCTATTAGGTCTTCTATTTAAAATAGGCGGTGGACTTATCCACATTATTTTAGTGATTGCCGGGATCATCTTCATTTTCCAACTTCTCACCGGAAGACGTTCCCGTTAA
- a CDS encoding Na+/H+ antiporter subunit G has product MNVNAIGEFVGAFLILIGSIMSVVSAFGLIRLPDVYTRSHAATKSSTLAVLLTLLGAFVYFWTTAHFISVRLLLGIVFVFLTAPVAGHLLVRSAYRSKVKLADISGTDDLQDVLHQEEKNS; this is encoded by the coding sequence TTGAACGTAAACGCGATCGGTGAATTTGTTGGTGCATTCTTAATTTTAATAGGAAGTATTATGAGTGTTGTCAGCGCATTTGGGTTAATACGGTTGCCGGATGTGTATACAAGATCACACGCCGCGACGAAAAGTTCGACGCTCGCCGTCCTATTAACATTATTGGGTGCATTCGTGTATTTTTGGACGACCGCGCATTTTATTAGTGTTCGGTTATTGTTGGGAATCGTGTTCGTGTTTCTAACGGCTCCGGTTGCGGGGCATTTATTGGTCCGGTCTGCTTATCGTTCGAAAGTGAAGTTGGCGGACATTTCGGGGACAGATGATCTACAAGATGTGTTGCATCAGGAAGAGAAAAATAGTTAA
- a CDS encoding Na(+)/H(+) antiporter subunit F1: MINTMLTISLVLLSITIVISVLRIILGPSLPDRVLALDVIGVNLIASIAVISVLMNTKAFLEVILILGILSFIGTIAYSKYILRGIVVERKRDR, from the coding sequence ATGATCAATACGATGCTGACAATTTCACTTGTGTTACTTTCCATCACAATCGTGATTTCTGTGCTGCGCATCATTCTCGGGCCATCACTACCTGACCGTGTTTTGGCGCTTGACGTGATTGGTGTAAATTTAATTGCTTCGATTGCCGTCATTTCTGTATTAATGAATACGAAAGCTTTTTTAGAGGTCATTTTGATTTTAGGAATTTTGTCCTTTATCGGAACAATTGCTTATTCGAAGTATATTTTGAGGGGGATTGTCGTTGAACGTAAACGCGATCGGTGA
- a CDS encoding Na+/H+ antiporter subunit D — MNNIVAMPMMIPLLTGIILVFLRPFVKVQRVVSFLALVATAIVSLILLNRIQTNGILRLDFGGWKPPYGILFVADSFSVLLVLTTAIVSAIVLLYAFSSIGARRENMFFYPFALLLIAGVNGSFLTGDLFNLFVCFEVMLLASYVLITMGGKKIQLVESIKYVAINVLSSWFFLLGIAYLYGTVGTLNMAHLSARIAEVGQGPLLTIISIIFLIVFSLKSGLLLYFWLPGSYSAPPTAIAALFGALLTKVGIYAMFRTFTLIFYHEPSITHTMIGVMAALTLIGGSIGALAYQDIRQIVSYNVVITVGFILVGLAVSTEIAFQGAIFYLVHDMLIKALLFMLAGTMIYLTGKSRIEEMSGLIQNYPLLGWLFFLTTLSLAGIPPLSGFLGKLYVGQGMVEAGSYVLLGLAFLSGMFVLYSLLRIFMNTFWGETIISEDEEVPLKKRLLIPCVLLGIATIALGVGAESILVYVEDAAYTLMNPEVYVDAVLNKE, encoded by the coding sequence ATGAATAATATTGTTGCAATGCCTATGATGATTCCTTTACTGACGGGAATTATCCTCGTCTTTTTACGTCCTTTTGTCAAAGTGCAACGCGTAGTAAGTTTTCTAGCGTTGGTAGCGACGGCAATTGTCAGTTTGATTTTATTAAATCGTATCCAAACGAATGGGATTTTACGTCTAGATTTCGGTGGTTGGAAGCCGCCTTATGGAATTTTGTTCGTTGCAGATTCGTTTTCTGTGTTGCTTGTCTTAACGACGGCTATTGTCTCTGCAATCGTGTTATTGTATGCCTTTTCTTCGATTGGCGCGAGGCGTGAGAATATGTTCTTTTATCCATTTGCCTTGTTGTTAATTGCAGGGGTGAACGGTTCGTTCTTAACAGGCGATTTATTTAACTTGTTTGTCTGTTTTGAAGTGATGCTTCTTGCTTCTTATGTATTAATTACAATGGGTGGAAAGAAAATTCAACTCGTTGAATCTATCAAATATGTGGCGATAAATGTACTGTCTTCCTGGTTTTTCTTATTAGGCATTGCCTATTTATATGGAACTGTTGGAACGCTTAATATGGCACATTTATCAGCACGTATTGCAGAAGTAGGGCAAGGTCCGTTACTCACGATTATCAGTATCATCTTTTTAATTGTCTTCAGTTTGAAGTCGGGATTGTTGCTTTACTTTTGGTTGCCAGGTTCATATAGCGCGCCTCCAACAGCAATTGCTGCTTTGTTCGGTGCGTTATTGACAAAGGTAGGAATTTACGCGATGTTCCGTACGTTTACACTGATTTTCTATCACGAACCTTCAATTACGCATACGATGATTGGCGTAATGGCTGCACTAACATTGATTGGCGGAAGTATTGGTGCGCTTGCTTATCAAGATATTCGTCAAATTGTTTCGTATAACGTGGTCATCACGGTAGGATTTATTCTAGTAGGACTTGCGGTTTCTACAGAGATTGCATTTCAAGGGGCGATTTTTTATCTCGTGCATGACATGCTTATTAAAGCACTGTTGTTTATGCTTGCGGGAACGATGATTTATTTAACAGGAAAATCAAGAATTGAAGAGATGAGTGGACTCATTCAAAATTATCCGCTGCTTGGCTGGCTCTTTTTCCTAACGACTTTATCACTAGCTGGTATACCGCCATTAAGTGGTTTTTTAGGAAAGTTATATGTTGGACAAGGCATGGTAGAGGCAGGGTCCTATGTTTTACTCGGTCTTGCTTTTCTTTCAGGAATGTTCGTGCTCTATTCGCTTCTTCGTATTTTCATGAACACATTTTGGGGAGAAACGATTATTAGTGAAGATGAGGAAGTTCCACTCAAGAAACGCTTATTAATTCCTTGTGTATTGCTCGGAATCGCGACGATTGCGCTTGGAGTAGGAGCGGAAAGTATTCTTGTGTATGTGGAAGATGCTGCCTATACACTCATGAACCCTGAAGTTTATGTGGATGCGGTATTAAATAAGGAGTGA
- a CDS encoding GNAT family N-acetyltransferase produces the protein MRLQEWTMEEQEQLIHFLTTNTWPYHGNTHPARHLIEKTIEEGGYQSDEVKTFWVENDKQEKVGIVKLYDLRDEIPMFDLRIADLYRGYGYGPAALQLVVDYVFELPAKKIRLEGHTRQDNLAMRKTFERAGFVKEAHLRNAWFSPKENSYYDAVTYGITREDYQGGVTTPVVWEDEKKVEPGIQIPKFPERFESERLIIRAPQVEDALDAWTAVRNSQAALSEWMPWAKETPQLETTEESLRQAVADFITRKDLRLHLFLKENGAFIGSSGLHRIDWSIPKFEIGYWLDTRFEGHGYMTEAVQAITEFAFQELGARRVEIRCDEENVKSRAVAERVGFELEGTLKQDSVSIDGKSLRNTCIYAKIK, from the coding sequence ATGCGGTTACAAGAATGGACGATGGAAGAGCAAGAGCAACTTATCCACTTTCTAACAACAAATACATGGCCATATCATGGAAACACACATCCTGCGCGTCATCTTATCGAAAAGACGATTGAAGAAGGCGGCTATCAATCTGATGAAGTGAAAACATTTTGGGTGGAAAATGATAAGCAAGAAAAAGTCGGTATTGTTAAATTATATGATTTACGTGATGAAATCCCGATGTTCGACTTGCGGATTGCAGATTTATATAGAGGATATGGTTATGGACCAGCGGCGCTTCAACTCGTAGTAGATTATGTATTTGAACTGCCTGCAAAGAAAATTCGTTTGGAAGGCCATACGAGACAAGATAATTTAGCGATGCGTAAAACGTTTGAACGGGCGGGTTTTGTGAAAGAAGCACATTTGCGAAATGCATGGTTTTCTCCGAAAGAAAATTCCTATTACGATGCTGTAACCTATGGAATTACACGGGAGGACTATCAAGGTGGTGTTACGACGCCGGTCGTTTGGGAGGATGAAAAGAAGGTGGAACCCGGAATTCAAATCCCGAAGTTTCCAGAGCGCTTTGAATCAGAACGGCTGATTATTCGGGCACCACAAGTAGAAGATGCACTGGATGCTTGGACGGCTGTCCGTAACTCGCAAGCGGCCCTTTCCGAGTGGATGCCATGGGCGAAGGAGACACCACAGTTGGAAACGACCGAGGAAAGTCTACGGCAGGCAGTTGCTGATTTTATTACCCGAAAAGATTTGCGTTTACATTTATTTCTAAAAGAAAATGGTGCATTTATCGGTTCATCTGGACTCCATCGAATTGATTGGTCTATCCCAAAGTTTGAAATTGGTTATTGGTTAGATACTAGATTCGAAGGGCATGGCTATATGACTGAAGCAGTACAGGCGATTACCGAATTTGCATTTCAAGAACTTGGGGCACGTCGGGTAGAAATTCGATGTGATGAAGAAAACGTAAAAAGTCGAGCAGTCGCGGAACGTGTAGGCTTTGAGCTTGAGGGAACCTTAAAGCAAGACAGCGTCTCAATAGATGGAAAAAGTTTACGTAATACATGTATCTATGCGAAAATTAAATAA
- a CDS encoding Na(+)/H(+) antiporter subunit C, whose amino-acid sequence METLITILVGVLVTVAVYLLLSRSVVRIILGSAVLSHAVHLLLMVMGGLKKGGVPLLGEESESYTDALPQALILTAIVISFAVTAFLLVLAYRAYQETGSDDLQELRGFTDE is encoded by the coding sequence ATGGAAACGTTAATTACGATACTTGTAGGTGTACTTGTAACGGTTGCCGTTTATTTGCTACTGTCCCGTAGTGTTGTTCGAATTATTTTAGGGTCCGCTGTTTTATCTCATGCGGTGCATCTCTTATTAATGGTCATGGGCGGTTTGAAAAAAGGTGGCGTTCCGCTTTTGGGTGAAGAGTCAGAAAGTTATACGGATGCTTTACCTCAGGCGTTAATTTTAACGGCGATTGTGATTAGTTTTGCGGTGACGGCATTTCTATTAGTGCTCGCTTACCGTGCATATCAAGAGACAGGTTCGGATGACCTTCAAGAATTGCGAGGGTTTACAGATGAATAA
- a CDS encoding heavy metal translocating P-type ATPase, giving the protein MTTTNKSEYRLENLTCASCAAKFEKNIKELPAVEEAQVNFGASKLAVVGQITVEEIEAAGAFDGITVVPEDKQERLEPPIPFYKRKENIVTVLSLLFLIIGATLSFIHDEMYPPAIIFFAISIAVGGASMFKTGIQNLLRLDFDMKTLMTIAIIGAVIIGEWREGAVIVFLFAVSEALEAYSMNKARQSIRLLMDIAPSSATVKRNGKFTTIPTKDIVRGDILIVKPGEKIAMDGIVATGSSTINQAAITGESVPVFKQQGDEVFAGTINEEGALEIKVTKLVGDTALAKIIHLVEEAQAEKAPSQKFVDRFAKYYTPVIMVIALLIAVIPPLLGADWNTWVYQGLAVLVVGCPCALVVSTPVAIVTAIGNAARHGVLIKGGIHLEETGQLHAVAFDKTGTLTKGYPEVSDFVVTEVDKEGLLSAIAAVESMSQHPLAKAIVHYAEKNNVEMKEVTNFQSVTGKGAYGTVAYKKIMIGSISWIEEFTIIPEDAVALASSLQREGKSVMAIMTENVYAGLVAVADPIREESKALLQRLKDIGIRHTVMLTGDHEQTGQAIGKALNMSDVRAGLMPEDKLKVVQQLQEQYGRVAMVGDGINDAPALAEATVGIAMGGAGTDAALETADIALMADDLTKLPYTIKLSRKTLRIIKENIMFALGLKIIALLLIIPGWLTLWIAIFADMGATILVVLNSLRLIRIEK; this is encoded by the coding sequence ATGACGACAACGAATAAATCGGAATATCGTTTAGAAAATTTGACGTGTGCGAGTTGTGCGGCGAAGTTTGAAAAAAATATTAAAGAACTTCCAGCTGTTGAAGAGGCACAGGTGAACTTCGGTGCGTCGAAGCTAGCGGTTGTTGGTCAGATTACTGTTGAAGAAATTGAAGCTGCAGGTGCTTTTGATGGAATCACAGTAGTGCCTGAAGATAAGCAAGAAAGATTAGAGCCGCCGATCCCGTTTTATAAACGGAAAGAAAATATTGTTACTGTATTGTCGCTCCTATTTTTAATAATCGGTGCAACTCTATCATTTATTCATGATGAAATGTATCCGCCGGCGATTATTTTCTTTGCAATTTCAATTGCGGTGGGCGGGGCCAGTATGTTTAAAACGGGAATTCAAAATTTACTCCGTTTAGATTTCGATATGAAAACGTTAATGACGATTGCGATTATTGGCGCAGTCATTATCGGTGAGTGGCGTGAAGGTGCGGTCATTGTATTTTTATTTGCCGTCAGTGAAGCGCTTGAAGCTTACTCTATGAATAAAGCAAGACAGTCGATTCGATTACTGATGGACATTGCACCATCTTCGGCCACGGTTAAGCGGAATGGGAAGTTTACGACAATCCCAACGAAAGACATTGTTCGGGGAGATATCCTCATCGTAAAGCCGGGTGAAAAGATTGCGATGGACGGCATTGTTGCGACTGGCTCATCGACAATTAATCAAGCTGCAATCACAGGCGAGTCTGTTCCTGTGTTTAAACAACAAGGTGACGAAGTGTTTGCTGGAACGATCAACGAGGAAGGGGCACTTGAAATCAAAGTGACGAAACTCGTTGGAGATACAGCTTTGGCGAAAATTATTCACCTCGTTGAAGAGGCGCAAGCTGAAAAAGCGCCATCTCAAAAATTCGTCGATCGTTTTGCGAAGTATTACACACCTGTGATTATGGTCATCGCGCTACTTATTGCGGTGATTCCTCCGCTGTTAGGGGCTGACTGGAATACATGGGTGTATCAAGGATTGGCGGTGCTCGTAGTTGGGTGTCCTTGTGCGCTAGTTGTTTCTACACCTGTGGCCATTGTGACGGCCATTGGTAATGCGGCAAGACATGGGGTGCTCATTAAAGGTGGCATTCATTTAGAAGAAACAGGACAGTTACATGCGGTTGCTTTTGATAAAACCGGGACACTAACAAAGGGGTATCCAGAAGTAAGTGATTTTGTCGTTACAGAAGTTGATAAAGAAGGCCTTCTTAGTGCAATTGCGGCAGTAGAATCAATGTCACAACATCCATTGGCGAAAGCGATTGTTCATTATGCTGAGAAAAATAACGTTGAAATGAAAGAGGTAACAAATTTTCAATCGGTGACCGGAAAAGGCGCTTATGGCACGGTTGCGTATAAAAAAATTATGATTGGTAGTATAAGTTGGATTGAAGAATTCACAATCATTCCAGAAGATGCTGTGGCCCTGGCATCATCGCTCCAACGCGAAGGGAAATCGGTTATGGCGATTATGACTGAAAATGTCTATGCAGGTTTGGTGGCTGTTGCAGATCCAATCCGTGAAGAAAGTAAGGCGTTATTACAACGATTAAAAGATATTGGCATTCGTCACACGGTCATGTTAACGGGTGACCACGAGCAAACTGGGCAAGCAATCGGAAAAGCGTTGAATATGAGTGATGTGCGTGCCGGGCTTATGCCTGAAGATAAATTAAAAGTCGTACAACAACTACAAGAACAATATGGTCGGGTGGCGATGGTTGGTGACGGTATTAATGACGCACCTGCGCTGGCTGAAGCGACAGTAGGGATTGCGATGGGTGGTGCTGGGACTGATGCCGCACTAGAAACAGCCGATATCGCCTTAATGGCAGATGATCTTACTAAACTTCCTTATACAATTAAATTAAGTAGAAAAACATTGCGTATTATTAAAGAAAACATTATGTTTGCATTAGGATTAAAAATCATTGCGCTTCTATTAATTATCCCAGGATGGTTAACATTGTGGATTGCGATTTTTGCAGATATGGGCGCAACAATACTTGTCGTACTGAATTCATTGCGGCTGATTCGCATTGAAAAATAG
- a CDS encoding P1 family peptidase: MKKGKWNAITDVPNVKVGHVTLDEELPNEGAIRTGVTAILPHAGNLFEQKVPAASFILNGFGKTVGLIQVDELGVLESPIMLTNTFSVAQVLQGTLDYMLAQNKTIADTTSSLNIVVGECNDSYLNSMREMKVQAHHAIEAIQLAATGPVEQGAIGAGKGMICYEVKGGIGSSSRLVAHESTTYTVGVLTLTNFGKSSECKINDWLQSNGFDQYEATFPTKEEVEKPDGSVIIIVATDAPVNERQLKRFAKRSAIGLGRTGTSVHNGSGDIIIAFSNGYTIPHSADDMTISPALLRDEHPIMNDLFKAVVEATEEAVYQSLLHAETTTGRDGRVIEKCILEKK, translated from the coding sequence ATGAAGAAAGGGAAATGGAATGCAATCACAGATGTGCCGAATGTAAAAGTCGGACATGTGACACTTGACGAGGAACTTCCAAACGAGGGAGCGATTCGTACAGGCGTTACGGCGATTTTGCCGCACGCAGGGAATTTATTTGAACAAAAAGTGCCAGCCGCTAGCTTTATATTAAATGGCTTTGGCAAAACGGTTGGACTTATTCAAGTGGACGAGCTCGGGGTACTTGAATCACCGATTATGCTAACAAATACATTTAGCGTGGCCCAAGTGTTACAAGGAACGCTAGACTATATGCTGGCGCAAAATAAAACGATTGCCGACACGACCAGTTCATTAAATATCGTCGTTGGCGAATGCAATGATAGTTATTTAAATTCGATGCGGGAAATGAAAGTCCAAGCACACCATGCCATTGAAGCCATTCAACTGGCTGCAACAGGCCCTGTCGAACAAGGTGCGATTGGCGCTGGAAAAGGAATGATTTGTTACGAAGTGAAAGGCGGCATCGGTTCTTCTTCACGGCTCGTCGCACACGAATCCACAACCTATACAGTAGGCGTATTAACGCTGACGAACTTCGGAAAATCCTCCGAATGTAAAATAAACGACTGGCTACAATCGAATGGGTTCGACCAATATGAAGCGACTTTTCCAACGAAAGAAGAAGTCGAAAAACCAGATGGCTCAGTCATAATTATTGTCGCAACAGACGCCCCAGTCAACGAACGACAACTTAAACGATTTGCAAAGCGATCAGCGATTGGTCTAGGACGTACAGGTACTTCCGTCCATAATGGAAGCGGCGATATTATTATCGCATTTTCAAATGGCTATACGATTCCTCATTCCGCCGATGACATGACAATCTCTCCTGCTTTATTACGCGATGAACACCCAATCATGAATGATCTATTCAAAGCAGTTGTGGAAGCAACAGAGGAAGCAGTTTACCAATCATTGCTCCATGCAGAAACGACCACTGGACGAGATGGAAGAGTAATTGAAAAATGTATCTTGGAGAAAAAATAG
- a CDS encoding metalloregulator ArsR/SmtB family transcription factor: MMQSKEVCEVTVVHEDVVHRVRHQLPEVSQAVQIFKALADETRLRIAYALTLEEKMCVCDVAAVIDSSVATASHHLRYLRDHSLAKSTRKGRMVYYALADAHVHQLVTIAQAHAIEGENDDDNE, translated from the coding sequence ATGATGCAGTCGAAAGAAGTGTGTGAAGTGACGGTGGTTCATGAAGATGTTGTACATAGGGTTCGACATCAATTGCCAGAAGTCAGTCAAGCTGTTCAAATATTTAAAGCGCTTGCGGATGAAACGAGATTGAGAATTGCTTATGCACTAACATTGGAAGAAAAAATGTGTGTGTGCGACGTTGCAGCTGTTATCGATTCGTCGGTAGCGACTGCTTCACATCATTTGAGATATTTACGCGACCATTCACTCGCTAAGTCTACACGTAAAGGGAGAATGGTTTATTACGCGCTTGCTGATGCACATGTTCATCAACTTGTGACGATTGCACAAGCTCATGCGATAGAAGGTGAAAACGATGACGACAACGAATAA
- a CDS encoding Na+/H+ antiporter subunit E has product MRAQLLLNVMIAFLWMLLMDEDEVRVTTFFAGFLVGMGIIFLMHRFFGTQFYLRRLIACIKLLFIFISELVQSSILVLKQILSPKLKIQPGIFRYETVLESDIEITMISLLLTLTPGSVVMEVAPEGSVLFVHAMDVEEERGAIISQLKNYEKAIMEVTR; this is encoded by the coding sequence GTGCGGGCTCAATTATTGCTGAATGTGATGATTGCATTTTTATGGATGTTACTGATGGATGAGGATGAAGTGCGGGTGACAACGTTTTTCGCTGGATTTCTCGTCGGGATGGGGATTATTTTCCTGATGCATCGATTTTTTGGCACTCAATTTTATTTGAGGCGATTAATTGCATGTATAAAGTTATTGTTTATCTTTATCTCAGAGCTAGTACAATCAAGCATCCTCGTGTTAAAACAAATTTTAAGTCCTAAATTAAAAATCCAACCAGGTATTTTCAGATATGAGACTGTACTGGAAAGTGATATAGAAATTACGATGATTTCCTTGTTGTTAACGTTAACGCCGGGTTCGGTCGTTATGGAAGTAGCGCCGGAGGGAAGCGTTTTATTCGTTCATGCAATGGATGTTGAAGAAGAGCGCGGCGCGATTATCAGTCAATTAAAAAACTATGAGAAAGCAATTATGGAGGTGACCCGTTAA
- a CDS encoding Na(+)/H(+) antiporter subunit B, with the protein MKINDVILHTITKLVVFIILTFGVELFLSGHNNPGGGFIGGLVLSSALVLLFLVYDIETVEKGIPLDFKKVAALGVLFAVGTGFGAVLFGAEFLTQAFSTFNLPVFGETELATVTLFEVGVALTVVGTVVTIILSISEDV; encoded by the coding sequence TTGAAGATTAATGATGTAATTTTGCATACGATAACAAAGCTTGTTGTCTTTATCATTTTGACATTTGGCGTCGAGCTGTTTCTCTCAGGGCATAATAATCCTGGTGGCGGATTTATTGGTGGCCTCGTCCTCTCCTCTGCACTTGTTTTGTTATTTCTCGTATACGATATTGAAACTGTTGAAAAAGGAATCCCACTCGATTTTAAAAAAGTGGCAGCGCTTGGCGTACTTTTTGCGGTTGGAACGGGATTTGGCGCAGTACTGTTCGGCGCGGAGTTTTTAACACAGGCGTTCAGTACATTTAATTTGCCAGTTTTTGGTGAAACGGAATTAGCGACGGTGACATTATTCGAAGTGGGTGTTGCGTTAACTGTCGTTGGAACCGTAGTAACAATTATTTTAAGTATTAGTGAGGATGTGTAG